One part of the Streptomyces lydicus genome encodes these proteins:
- a CDS encoding CGNR zinc finger domain-containing protein, translating into MTATRLALKLAVTLRHDGHGGVTDDLADTEGLAVWLREHAALLDGTTVPAAPDEALLTAVRELRAAVRSLFARAVRPGPPSAADAHRLPPEDEAIRRLNAAAARVPTAPQLTWEPGAPPALRLLPTGSPPAADTVLAALARAALTFLDGPERALLRACPAPRCVRYFVKDHARQEWCTPSCGNRARVARHHERHREGRGDAS; encoded by the coding sequence ATGACCGCCACACGCCTCGCCCTGAAACTCGCCGTCACCCTCCGCCACGACGGCCACGGCGGAGTCACCGACGACCTCGCCGACACCGAGGGACTCGCGGTCTGGCTGCGCGAGCACGCCGCCCTCCTGGACGGCACGACGGTCCCGGCCGCGCCGGACGAGGCACTCCTCACCGCCGTACGGGAGCTGCGCGCCGCCGTCCGCTCGCTGTTCGCGCGCGCCGTACGGCCGGGACCGCCCAGCGCCGCCGACGCCCACCGGCTGCCCCCCGAGGACGAGGCGATCCGCCGGCTGAACGCCGCCGCCGCGCGCGTGCCCACCGCCCCGCAGCTCACCTGGGAGCCCGGCGCACCCCCCGCGCTGCGCCTGCTCCCGACCGGCTCCCCGCCCGCCGCCGACACGGTCCTCGCCGCGCTGGCCCGCGCCGCCCTCACCTTCCTCGACGGTCCCGAACGGGCCCTGCTGCGGGCCTGCCCGGCCCCGCGCTGCGTGCGCTACTTCGTCAAGGACCACGCCCGCCAGGAATGGTGCACCCCCTCCTGCGGCAACCGCGCCCGGGTCGCCCGCCACCACGAGCGGCACCGCGAAGGGCGCGGCGACGCCTCGTAG
- a CDS encoding ACT domain-containing protein, which yields MTGERDLQVLLRGMRPELHQGRYVFTSVSGAIPPGLAPVVTVAEPEGLTLVLRQEEADRTGLAYDYVAAWITLRVHSALDAVGLTAAVATALADAGLSCNVVAGFHHDHLFVPHEAADEALRHLGELADRA from the coding sequence ATGACGGGCGAACGCGATCTCCAGGTCCTGCTGCGCGGCATGCGGCCGGAACTGCACCAGGGCCGGTACGTCTTCACCAGCGTGTCCGGGGCGATCCCCCCGGGCCTCGCCCCGGTGGTCACCGTCGCCGAACCCGAAGGACTCACCCTCGTCCTCCGCCAGGAGGAAGCCGACCGCACCGGCCTGGCCTACGACTACGTCGCCGCCTGGATCACCCTGCGGGTGCACTCCGCGCTGGACGCCGTCGGCCTGACCGCCGCCGTCGCCACCGCCCTCGCCGACGCCGGCCTCAGCTGCAACGTCGTCGCCGGGTTCCACCACGATCACCTCTTCGTGCCCCACGAAGCGGCCGACGAGGCGCTGCGCCACCTCGGTGAACTGGCCGACCGGGCCTGA